The following coding sequences are from one Eleginops maclovinus isolate JMC-PN-2008 ecotype Puerto Natales chromosome 13, JC_Emac_rtc_rv5, whole genome shotgun sequence window:
- the LOC134875095 gene encoding stathmin-like, with amino-acid sequence MAAAEEILVKELDKRASGQAFEVILAAPVPDAKGEFPLSPPKKKEMSLEEIQRKLDAAEERRKNHEAEVLKHLAEKREHEKEVLQKAMEENNNFSKMAEEKLNQKMEANKENRTALLAAMNEKFKEKDKKLEEVRKNKETKEGTED; translated from the exons ATGGCAGCCGCTGAAG AGATCCTGGTCAAAGAGCTCGACAAACGCGCCTCGGGCCAAGCCTTCGAGGTGATCCTCGCTGCTCCTGTGCCAGATGCCAAGGGAGAATTCCCCCTGTCTCCCCCCAAGAAGAAGGAAATGTCGCTGGAGGAAATCCAGAGGAAGCTGGACGCTGCAGAGGAGAGACGCAAG AACCATGAGGCCGAGGTTCTGAAGCACTTAGCTGAGAAGCGAGAACATGAAAAGGAGGTGCTACAGAAAGCGATGGAGGAGAACAACAACTTCAGTAAGATGGCAGAGGAGAAGCTCAATCAGAAGATGGAGGCCAACAAAGAGAACCGCACAGCACTTTTGGCAGCGATGAACGAGAAGTTCAAGGAGAAG GACAAGAAGTTGGAAGAGGTGCGGAAGAACAAGGAAACCAAAGAAGGCACCGAGGACTGA
- the pkib gene encoding cAMP-dependent protein kinase inhibitor beta isoform X2: MTEVEPVLDFATSGRSGRRNALPDILGSPAGVNPGDLPLKLAEMTLKDGPGGAQSPTAEGPPAPPEGSEGNEGS, encoded by the exons ATGACGGAAGTGGAGCCCGTGTTGGACTTTGCCACCTCGGGTCGGTCGGGCAGGAGGAACGCTCTGCCCGACATCCTGGGGTCTCCGGCAGGCGTAAACCCCGGAGACCTGCCTCTGAAGCTGGCAGAGATGACCCTCAAAG ATGGTCCTGGAGGGGCCCAGTCCCCGACGGCGGAGGGGCCTCCAGCGCCGCCGGAGGGCTCGGAGGGGAACGAGGGATCGTAG
- the pkib gene encoding cAMP-dependent protein kinase inhibitor beta isoform X1, whose amino-acid sequence MSSQSSPEMTEVEPVLDFATSGRSGRRNALPDILGSPAGVNPGDLPLKLAEMTLKDGPGGAQSPTAEGPPAPPEGSEGNEGS is encoded by the exons ATGTCATCTCAGAGCAGTCCTGAGATGACGGAAGTGGAGCCCGTGTTGGACTTTGCCACCTCGGGTCGGTCGGGCAGGAGGAACGCTCTGCCCGACATCCTGGGGTCTCCGGCAGGCGTAAACCCCGGAGACCTGCCTCTGAAGCTGGCAGAGATGACCCTCAAAG ATGGTCCTGGAGGGGCCCAGTCCCCGACGGCGGAGGGGCCTCCAGCGCCGCCGGAGGGCTCGGAGGGGAACGAGGGATCGTAG